A genomic window from Daphnia magna isolate NIES linkage group LG9, ASM2063170v1.1, whole genome shotgun sequence includes:
- the LOC123475937 gene encoding uncharacterized protein LOC123475937: MSFPSRAATARDLDDFQNNQHTFSRLQLLSSFSGSPLTRFDSWLESFEAIVDTSGWSGEKIVQMLRAKLTDRAFRVIQAILKDLPHDYDSVKEALLDHFHGDENVDLYLKKFNKAKRKPGENIVDYALRLQEIFKRAYPVAHSEKSFAIILMQKFIEGLDPKLQTKVKYKEFKDFGELVTSTRTYASRLEALETDRERQEFIRSIDGTHGTNSAELTELKQMIVDQKEMMMKAVANVHHEDKPVVEKKTESEQIRDVLSELLQSVKKLHLNRKDVSYPSNTQYRKQVSFQPTLANQQDGNVRAPQQRFNNNNGNRQFVNSQISSTNSSPPAPRPPNDFNNQPLQSSVVCNFCGYRGHIQADCRRYKRQGLEQAQPPICYSCRDIGHRSNNCPKFRNNNRPNIPGSPQHQENQ; the protein is encoded by the coding sequence ATGTCCTTCCCTAGTAGAGCAGCTACAGCTAGAGATCTTGATGATTTCCAGAATAATCAGCATACCTTTTCCCGTTTGCAATTACTTTCCTCGTTTTCCGGAAGTCCACTTACGCGTTTCGACTCTTGGCTAGAATCTTTCGAAGCTATAGTAGACACATCAGGATGGTCAGGAGAGAAAATTGTCCAAATGCTTCGTGCTAAATTAACAGACAGAGCTTTTCGCGTAATTCAGGCCATTTTGAAAGATCTTCCGCATGATTATGATTCGGTCAAAGAAGCTTTGCTCGATCATTTTCACGGCGacgaaaatgttgatttatatcttaAGAAATTTAACAAAGCTAAGCGTAAGCCAGGAGAAAACATCGTTGATTATGCCCTTCGACTTCAGGAAATTTTCAAGCGTGCATATCCTGTAGCTCACTCTGAGAAGTCTTTTGCAATCATTTTAATGCAGAAATTTATTGAAGGCTTAGATCCCAAACTACAGACAAAAGTTAAATATAAGGAATTTAAGGATTTTGGCGAACTAGTTACTTCAACACGGACGTATGCTAGTAGACTAGAAGCGTTAGAAACAGATCGTGAAAGGCAGGAGTTTATTCGGTCTATTGATGGCACACATGGCACCAATAGCGCAGAATTGACAGAGCTTAAGCAAATGATAGTAGATcagaaagaaatgatgatgaaggCAGTGGCTAACGTTCACCATGAAGACAAGCCTGttgtggaaaagaaaactgaaagtgAGCAGATTAGGGACGTTCTTAGTGAACTCCTGCAGAGCGTAAAGAAACTCCATCTCAATAGGAAAGACGTCTCATACCCTTCAAACACACAGTATAGGAAACAAGTCTCGTTTCAACCGACTTTAGCTAATCAGCAAGATGGTAACGTGAGAGCTCCGCAGCAGCgctttaataacaataatggaaatagacaatttgtAAACTCCCAAATTAGTTCTACAAACAGTAGTCCGCCAGCCCCCAGACCTccaaatgatttcaataatCAACCTTTACAGTCGTCGGttgtttgcaatttttgcGGTTACCGAGGTCATATTCAGGCAGATTGTCGCCGTTATAAACGTCAAggactagaacaagctcagccgcctatttgttattcttgccgtgaCATCGGGCATAGATCTAACAATTGTCCTAAGTTCAGAAACAATAATAGACCTAACATTCCCGGTTCTCCTCAACATCAGGAAAACCAGTAg